One genomic segment of Desulforamulus reducens MI-1 includes these proteins:
- a CDS encoding tyrosine-type recombinase/integrase: protein MRDAYIAWLKNEGKSEKTVNEYPAKLQKLINWFEDTEGDRFEPSKITTLHIHEFIAFLDKVKKYEPAYINKILASLKTFYKYATETGLVIYNPTIKVKMKRTMKQYAAPKWLTKQESAKFFHAIEQEKNTKRKNRDMAICRLMAGAGLRVQEVSDLNIADICIEKRRENVTVRGGKGSKFRIAPLNSDTVESLEDWFKYREDPSKNGYPD, encoded by the coding sequence ATGAGAGATGCTTATATAGCATGGCTTAAAAATGAGGGCAAGAGCGAGAAGACTGTAAATGAATACCCTGCAAAGCTACAAAAACTGATAAATTGGTTTGAAGATACAGAAGGTGACAGATTTGAGCCAAGTAAGATAACTACACTTCATATACATGAATTTATTGCTTTTTTGGACAAGGTAAAGAAGTATGAGCCTGCATATATAAATAAAATACTTGCTTCGCTAAAGACTTTTTACAAATATGCAACTGAAACTGGGTTAGTAATTTATAACCCCACTATAAAAGTGAAAATGAAAAGAACGATGAAACAGTATGCAGCTCCCAAATGGCTTACTAAACAAGAATCTGCTAAATTTTTTCACGCTATAGAGCAAGAAAAAAACACAAAAAGAAAAAATAGAGATATGGCAATATGCAGGCTGATGGCCGGAGCCGGTTTAAGGGTCCAGGAGGTATCCGACCTTAACATTGCTGATATTTGCATTGAAAAACGCAGAGAGAATGTTACTGTTCGTGGTGGCAAGGGCAGTAAATTTAGGATAGCGCCTTTGAATAGCGACACTGTTGAAAGCCTTGAAGATTGGTTTAAATATCGGGAAGATCCTAGTAAAAATGGCTATCCGGATTAG
- a CDS encoding DNA-methyltransferase translates to MKILKSIELEKALKIKESTIIHGNALEVLKLIPDNTIQCVVTSPPYWGLRDYGIPNQIGAENNLDDYINNLASIFREVRRVLKKDGTLWLNIGDSYTSGNRKYRAPDKKTDTKTNVRAMNYRPDTPEGLKPKDLIGVPWRVAFALQVDGWFLRSDIIWNKPNCMPESVKDRPTKSHEYIFLLSKSKHYYYDYQSIKEPSETGELRNKRTVWNVNTQGFKDAHFATFPPELIVPCIKAGSKVNDFVLDPFFGSGTVGVVCNELSRRYIGIEISQEYIEMATQRIINTEYAEEEGRKCNEL, encoded by the coding sequence ATGAAAATTTTAAAATCTATTGAGCTAGAAAAAGCATTGAAAATTAAGGAATCTACTATTATTCATGGGAATGCATTAGAAGTATTAAAGTTAATTCCTGACAATACCATCCAATGCGTGGTTACTTCACCTCCTTATTGGGGTCTCAGGGATTATGGCATTCCAAACCAAATTGGCGCGGAGAACAATTTAGATGATTATATAAATAATCTTGCATCTATTTTCAGAGAAGTAAGAAGAGTTCTTAAAAAAGACGGGACGTTATGGCTAAATATTGGCGATTCCTACACCAGTGGTAATAGGAAATACCGTGCCCCTGATAAAAAGACCGATACTAAAACAAATGTTAGGGCAATGAACTATCGGCCTGATACTCCAGAGGGTTTAAAACCAAAAGACCTTATTGGTGTTCCTTGGAGGGTTGCTTTTGCACTTCAAGTCGATGGATGGTTTTTAAGGTCAGATATTATTTGGAATAAACCCAATTGTATGCCCGAGAGCGTTAAGGACAGACCAACAAAATCCCATGAATATATATTCCTTTTGAGTAAATCAAAGCATTATTATTACGATTATCAATCAATAAAAGAACCTAGCGAAACTGGTGAGTTAAGAAATAAAAGAACGGTTTGGAATGTTAATACACAAGGCTTTAAGGATGCCCACTTTGCGACATTCCCTCCAGAATTGATAGTGCCTTGTATTAAAGCTGGAAGTAAGGTCAATGATTTTGTCTTAGACCCCTTCTTTGGTTCGGGAACAGTAGGGGTAGTGTGTAACGAATTAAGTCGTAGATATATAGGTATTGAAATTAGCCAGGAATATATAGAGATGGCTACTCAACGGATTATTAACACTGAATATGCTGAGGAAGAAGGAAGAAAATGCAATGAACTTTAG